A single genomic interval of Granulicella tundricola MP5ACTX9 harbors:
- a CDS encoding ABC transporter ATP-binding protein, with protein sequence MLTGLMLIGVNRAAFLVLPGSLGLMVDRVLVKHQSSAMPSILAAVAGATALQTLTGLMLDLLLGYSCQNAIASMRTRVQAHIMDLPTSFFDHQLSGVLAARVMKDSEKLRDFIGPVALESVAAIVTGGLAFGGMIFLSVKLTLPLVVLLAVLAGVMRWAAGDVRARYAEIAHLQSIMAGRLSESIAGVRVVKAYAAEPREAIVFASQSQVLEDATVQVQMHQARSTAGASLAFSLIGLLLLYAGTLQVLAGALTVGRLVTYCAFLACATQAARQVGGLRMQFASSLASLDRIASILRESPEDAGKRHPEVPPVTGVVRVHGVSFAYTPAQTVLHDISFTATPGTLTALVGSSGSGKSTLCALLCAFYRPTSGSVLIDDVNLASRSLGDFRDQLGVVFQDPFLFSGSIRENVLIARPSATEAELMECYELVRLDRFVDRLPDRYETLVGERGVRLSGGERQRICMARALLRDPRLLLLDEPTSSLDEESEHYFRETLGHLIPRRTAIVIAHRLSTIRRADQILVLDSGRIVERGDHLTLMALRGHYFRLFQSQPGAHDPAV encoded by the coding sequence ATGCTGACCGGGCTCATGTTGATCGGAGTCAATCGAGCGGCCTTCCTTGTCCTTCCCGGCTCGCTCGGTCTCATGGTCGATCGCGTCCTTGTTAAGCACCAGTCATCCGCCATGCCTTCCATCCTCGCAGCCGTTGCTGGCGCGACCGCTCTTCAGACGCTCACCGGCCTCATGCTGGATCTGCTCCTTGGATACAGTTGCCAGAATGCGATCGCGTCCATGCGGACCAGGGTGCAGGCTCACATAATGGATCTCCCCACCTCCTTCTTCGATCATCAGCTCAGCGGAGTCCTCGCTGCGAGGGTCATGAAGGACTCGGAGAAGTTGCGCGACTTCATCGGTCCCGTCGCGCTCGAATCGGTTGCAGCGATTGTTACTGGAGGTCTTGCCTTCGGCGGCATGATCTTCCTCAGCGTAAAGCTCACCCTGCCGCTCGTAGTCTTACTCGCAGTCCTGGCGGGAGTCATGCGCTGGGCTGCCGGAGACGTACGTGCGCGTTACGCAGAGATCGCGCACCTGCAAAGCATCATGGCCGGCAGGCTGAGTGAGTCGATCGCCGGTGTCCGAGTGGTCAAGGCTTATGCCGCTGAGCCGCGTGAAGCGATCGTCTTCGCCAGTCAAAGCCAGGTTCTGGAGGATGCGACTGTTCAGGTACAGATGCATCAGGCGCGTTCCACGGCGGGGGCATCCCTGGCCTTTAGCCTGATCGGCTTGCTCCTCTTGTATGCAGGTACGTTGCAGGTTCTTGCGGGCGCTCTGACCGTAGGCCGCCTGGTAACCTACTGCGCCTTCCTCGCCTGTGCAACGCAAGCCGCGCGGCAGGTAGGAGGGCTGCGCATGCAGTTCGCTTCCAGTCTTGCCTCGCTCGACCGCATCGCCTCCATTCTCCGCGAGTCTCCTGAGGATGCGGGTAAGCGACACCCAGAGGTGCCCCCGGTGACAGGCGTTGTCCGCGTCCACGGAGTAAGCTTCGCCTACACCCCAGCTCAAACCGTCTTGCACGATATCTCCTTCACCGCAACGCCAGGCACGCTGACCGCCCTCGTTGGGTCGAGCGGTTCGGGCAAATCCACACTCTGCGCCCTGTTGTGCGCTTTCTACCGGCCCACCTCAGGCTCCGTACTGATCGACGATGTCAATCTAGCCTCTCGTTCTCTGGGAGACTTCCGCGATCAACTGGGCGTCGTCTTTCAGGACCCGTTCCTCTTCAGCGGCAGCATCCGGGAAAACGTACTTATCGCACGCCCGTCTGCAACGGAAGCAGAGCTAATGGAGTGCTACGAACTCGTTCGCCTCGACAGATTCGTAGACCGCCTGCCTGACCGTTACGAGACCCTCGTGGGTGAGCGAGGAGTTCGTCTCTCGGGCGGAGAGCGCCAACGTATCTGCATGGCCCGCGCGCTTCTGCGTGATCCCCGCCTTCTTCTGCTCGATGAACCAACCAGCTCTCTTGATGAGGAAAGCGAACACTACTTCAGGGAGACTCTCGGCCACCTCATCCCCCGCCGTACTGCAATCGTGATCGCGCATCGGCTCTCTACGATCAGGCGTGCCGA